The proteins below are encoded in one region of Xylanibacillus composti:
- a CDS encoding ABC transporter ATP-binding protein: MPIVEAQKLHKSYGNKWNRQEVLKGIDLQIEQGEFVSIMGPSGSGKTTLLNVLSSIDKASSGSVRIEGQELTRMKEKQIAAFRKHHLGFIFQDYHLLDTLTVKENVLLPLSITSLSRREAEQWFQALAEELGIYELRDKYPNELSGGQKQRTSAARAFIHQPSVIFADEPTGALDSKSASDLLNKLSELNRKRQATIVMVTHDMTAASFSSRVIFIRDGQIYTQLHRGDDTRQAFYEAIMRTQGVLGGVQHEH, encoded by the coding sequence ATGCCGATTGTAGAGGCACAGAAACTTCATAAAAGCTACGGCAACAAATGGAACCGGCAAGAGGTCCTGAAGGGCATTGACCTCCAAATTGAGCAAGGGGAATTCGTCAGTATCATGGGACCGTCCGGCTCCGGCAAGACGACCTTGCTCAACGTCCTTTCCTCCATAGACAAAGCAAGCAGCGGCTCTGTTCGTATCGAAGGCCAAGAGCTGACGCGTATGAAGGAAAAACAAATCGCGGCCTTTCGCAAACACCACCTGGGGTTCATCTTCCAGGACTATCACCTGCTTGACACTCTGACCGTGAAGGAGAATGTTCTCCTGCCCTTGTCCATTACGAGCCTTTCGCGGCGCGAGGCCGAGCAGTGGTTTCAAGCACTCGCCGAGGAGCTGGGCATCTACGAGCTCCGGGACAAGTACCCGAATGAGCTGTCCGGCGGTCAGAAGCAGCGCACTTCCGCCGCTCGCGCCTTCATCCATCAGCCCAGCGTCATCTTCGCGGACGAGCCGACCGGCGCGCTTGATTCCAAATCGGCATCCGATCTGCTGAATAAATTAAGCGAGCTCAACCGCAAGCGGCAGGCCACGATCGTCATGGTTACGCATGACATGACAGCCGCCAGCTTCAGCAGCCGCGTGATTTTCATCCGCGACGGGCAGATATACACCCAGCTGCATCGCGGCGATGATACGAGACAAGCCTTCTACGAAGCGATCATGCGAACCCAAGGCGTGCTGGGCGGTGTGCAGCATGAGCATTAG
- a CDS encoding sensor histidine kinase → MIRAYLKERRSWIVMMLALQGLGLFIAAVDPMIPVLSMLYVAFLSTLLFVIFLVFRYYKETRFYKSLLQREHNLDMTTIADASSPLERIVAESLTGEIEQLRQDAAMNRLLLEQEKDELLAWIHEVKTPLTAMRLMMDRMQHDPVKAQLHVEWLRLHHLLDQQLHQKRLPFMENDLYIDAVNLEDIVVQEIKTLQAWCIQKGLGFDIQLAVTEVLSDAKWLSFILRQLLSNAVKYSEQADITILSEQRRQHTVLLIRDAGMGIDPKDLPRIFDKGFTSTTEHQNGAATGMGLYLAKKAAQSLHIAIDAASTPGEGTTFTLTFPKRNEFVTTQSM, encoded by the coding sequence ATGATTAGGGCCTATCTCAAGGAGCGACGAAGCTGGATCGTCATGATGCTCGCGCTGCAAGGGCTTGGACTATTCATTGCAGCAGTGGACCCGATGATCCCCGTGTTGTCGATGCTGTATGTTGCTTTTTTGTCCACTCTGCTTTTCGTGATCTTTCTGGTCTTTCGCTATTACAAGGAAACACGTTTCTACAAGAGCCTGCTTCAACGCGAGCACAACCTGGATATGACGACGATTGCGGACGCGAGCAGCCCGCTCGAACGTATTGTGGCGGAAAGCCTGACGGGCGAGATTGAGCAGCTGAGGCAGGATGCCGCTATGAATCGATTGCTGCTGGAACAGGAAAAGGACGAGCTTCTCGCCTGGATCCATGAAGTGAAAACACCGCTTACAGCTATGCGCTTAATGATGGACCGCATGCAGCATGATCCCGTCAAGGCCCAGCTGCACGTCGAGTGGCTCCGTCTGCATCACCTGCTGGATCAGCAGCTCCATCAGAAGCGGCTGCCTTTCATGGAAAATGACCTGTACATCGATGCCGTCAATCTGGAAGATATCGTCGTGCAAGAGATCAAGACGCTGCAGGCCTGGTGCATTCAGAAGGGCCTCGGCTTTGACATTCAACTTGCCGTCACGGAAGTCCTCAGCGATGCGAAGTGGCTGTCATTCATTCTCCGCCAGCTGCTCAGCAACGCAGTAAAGTACAGTGAACAGGCAGACATCACCATCCTGAGCGAGCAGCGCCGTCAGCATACGGTTCTCCTCATTCGCGATGCGGGTATGGGCATTGATCCCAAGGATCTCCCTCGTATTTTCGACAAGGGCTTTACCTCCACCACCGAGCATCAGAATGGGGCGGCAACCGGCATGGGCTTGTATTTGGCCAAAAAGGCCGCGCAATCGCTGCACATCGCCATTGATGCGGCCTCCACGCCGGGGGAGGGCACAACGTTTACGTTGACGTTCCCCAAGCGAAACGAATTCGTCACCACCCAAAGCATGTGA
- a CDS encoding response regulator transcription factor, whose translation MFKLLIIEDDYALFQEVKERLTGWSYEVHGIRDFRMVLQEFTALKPDLVMIDIQLPYFDGFHWCRLIRSHSSVPIIFLSSRDHPTDMVMSMQLGADDYIQKPFHFDVLIAKIQAVLRRVYQYNTEQIELRSWCGAMIDYKKNTVTKGSHTITLTKNEMFILVRLLEQKNRIVPRETLIESLWEDSRFISDNTLTVNVNRLRKRLDELDLGRYIETKVGQGYMAMEDEAFRHD comes from the coding sequence ATGTTCAAGCTGTTAATAATCGAAGACGATTACGCCCTGTTCCAGGAAGTCAAGGAGCGGTTAACCGGCTGGTCCTACGAGGTTCATGGCATCCGGGATTTCCGCATGGTGCTGCAGGAATTTACTGCGCTCAAGCCGGACCTCGTCATGATTGACATCCAATTGCCTTACTTCGACGGCTTCCATTGGTGCCGCTTGATCCGCTCCCATTCGAGCGTCCCGATTATCTTTTTGTCTTCGCGCGACCATCCGACCGACATGGTTATGTCGATGCAGCTGGGAGCTGACGATTACATCCAGAAGCCCTTCCATTTCGATGTGCTGATTGCCAAGATCCAGGCAGTGCTGCGGCGCGTATACCAGTACAACACCGAGCAGATTGAGCTGAGGAGCTGGTGCGGCGCCATGATCGATTACAAGAAGAACACCGTCACCAAGGGCTCGCATACGATCACTTTGACGAAGAACGAAATGTTTATACTGGTGCGTCTGTTAGAGCAGAAAAACCGCATTGTCCCTAGAGAGACGCTGATCGAAAGCCTATGGGAGGACAGCCGCTTTATCAGCGACAACACCTTGACCGTGAATGTGAACCGATTGAGAAAAAGATTAGACGAGTTGGATTTGGGCCGTTATATCGAGACGAAGGTCGGCCAGGGCTACATGGCGATGGAAGATGAGGCATTCCGTCATGATTAG